Proteins from one Epinephelus moara isolate mb chromosome 1, YSFRI_EMoa_1.0, whole genome shotgun sequence genomic window:
- the ddx21 gene encoding nucleolar RNA helicase 2, producing the protein MSGSCTPSLAQHCAFLYIRVPVGQPVCLRRRFPTGKRMPSKIIFESEDLAMEDDVDTVAEAKPLKNKTKEGKKLKKKKLLEDQEEQEEPDCEPPAPKKKKKKDKLAADQVNDHIDEATDMNGNSNGVETPKKIKKKNTEGDTEKKRKKQKKSEAETNGHSTPNTPVQTPIQTPAQSSEESASDSEKETEETPEQKEGAFSNFRISQVTIDKLKARGVSYLFDIQVKTFNPVYDGEDVIAQARTGTGKTFSFAIPLVEKLQRDTVEFTRGRAPKVLVLTPTRELAIQVAKDFKDITKKLSLACFYGGSSYNPQLDAIRNGIDILVGTPGRIKDHLQNNKLCLSKLKHVVLDEVDQMLDMGFAEQVEEILASSYQKDSDSNPQTLLFSATCPPWVYEVAKKYMRVGCKHVDLIGKKTQKAATTVEHLAITCHWSQRAAVIGDVVQVYSGSHGRTIVFCETKKEANELSLNTSIKQSAQSLHGDIPQKQRELTLKGFRNGAFEVLVATNVAARGLDIPEVDLVVQCSPPKDVESYIHRSGRTGRAGRTGVCICFYQRKEEDQLRYVENKAGITFRRVGVPTANDIIKSSSKDAVRFLDSVPVTAIEYFRASAEKLIEERGAVDALAAALAHISGATSLEQRSLLNSDAGYTTVQLVCSQEMHNLGYAWRVIKDQLGEQFENHVHRMTFLKGKTGVCFDVPVDKVKEIQESWKDGRRWQLTVATELPELEEKQFNNRDRGSGGGNRGDRGGGFRGGRGRNFGGNGGRNNGFRNGGGGYGNNRGGQKRSFSQAFDY; encoded by the exons CTAGCCATGGAGGACGATGTGGACACTGTAGCCGAGGCTAAACCCCTGAAG AATAAGACCAAGGAGGGCAAgaagctgaagaagaagaagctgctgGAGGACCAGGAAGAGCAGGAGGAACCAGACTGTGAACCTCCAGcaccaaagaagaaaaagaaaaaagataaactGGCAGCGGACCAAGTAAACGACCACATAGATGAGGCAACAGACATGAATGGCAACAGTAATGGTGTTGAAACACCAAAGAAGATtaagaagaaaaacactgaaggaGACACAGAG aaaaaaaggaagaagcaAAAGAAATCAGAAGCAGAAACCAACGGACATTCCACCCCAAACACCCCTGTCCAGACGCCCATCCAGACACCGGCCCAGTCAAGTGAAGAATCAGCCAGCGACAGCGAAAAAGAAACT GAGGAGACACCAGAGCAAAAAGAAGGGGCCTTCTCCAACTTCAGGATCTCCCAAGTGACCATTGATAAACTAAAAG CTCGGGGAGTCTCTTACCTGTTTGACATTCAGGTGAAGACATTTAATCCTGTTTATGATGGAGAGGATGTCATTGCCCAAGCCCGGACAGGAACAGGAAAGACTTTCTCATTTGCCATCCCTTTGGTGGAGAAGCTCCAGAGGGACACAGTGGAATTCACCAGAGGCCGAGCTCCCAag GTTCTGGTGTTAACTCCAACCAGAGAGTTGGCTATCCAGGTTGCTAAGGACTTCAAAGACATCACCAAGAAACTGTCTCTCGCCTGTTTCTATGGAGGCAGCTCATACAATCCACAGC TCGATGCTATCCGTAATGGTATCGATATTTTGGTCGGCACCCCTGGGCGCATCAAAGACCACCTCCAGAACAATAAACTCTGCCTCTCTAAACTGAAACACGTTGTTCTGGATGAAGTTGACCAAATGTTGGACATGGGATTTGCAGAACAAGTCGAAGAGATTTTGGCTTCATCATATCAGAAAG ACTCCGACTCCAACCCACAGACACTTCTGTTTTCGGCCACCTGCCCCCCCTGGGTCTACGAGGTTGCCAAGAAATACATGAGAGTAGGGTGCAAACATGTTGATCTGATTGGCAAGAAAACACAGAAGGCGGCAACAACTGTGGAA CATCTGGCCATAACATGCCACTGGTCACAGCGTGCAGCCGTGATAGGCGATGTAGTCCAGGTTTACAGTGGCAGCCACGGCAGAACCATCGTGTTTtgtgagacaaaaaaagaggcCAACGAGCTTTCCTTGAATACTTCCATCAAACAG AGTGCCCAATCCCTCCATGGGGATATTCctcagaaacagagagagttGACGCTGAAGGGCTTCAGAAATGGAGCTTTTGAGGTTCTGGTTGCCACCAATGTTGCAGCCCGTGGATTAGACATCCCTGAAGTCGACCTGGTGGTCCAGTGTTCTCCACCCAAG GATGTGGAGTCATACATCCATCGTTCAGGTCGTACAGGCCGAGCAGGAAGGACGGGAGTCTGCATCTGTTTCTAccagaggaaagaggaggaccAGCTGCGCTACGTAGAAAACAAAGCG GGTATCACATTCAGACGGGTTGGAGTTCCCACTGCCAACGATATCATCAAGTCATCAAGCAAGGATGCTGTCAG GTTTCTGGACTCTGTTCCAGTAACAGCCATCGAGTACTTCAGAGCGTCAGCTGAGAAGCTGAttgaggagagaggagcagtTGATGCACTCGCTGCTGCCCTGGCACATATTTCTGGAGCCACAAGTCTAGAGCAGAGGTCACTGCTCAACTCTGATGCT GGTTACACCACTGTGCAGCTGGTGTGTTCTCAGGAGATGCATAATCTGGGTTATGCCTGGAGAGTCATTAAAGATCAGCTTGGAGAGCAGTTTGAGAACCACGTTCACAGAATGACCTTCCTCAAAGGCAAAACG gGAGTTTGTTTTGATGTCCCCGTTGACAAAGTCAAGGAGATTCAG GAGAGCTGGAAGGATGGTCGCCGTTGGCAACTGACTGTGGCCACAGAGCTCCCAGAACTAGAGGAGAAGCAGTTCAACAACCGCGACAGAGGCTCTGGCGGTGGTAACCGCGgcgacagaggaggagggttcAGAGGTGGAAGGGGGCGGAATTTCGGGGGAAATGGCGGCCGCAATAACGGGTTCCGGAATGGCGGCGGTGGCTATGGCAAcaacagaggaggacagaaacGCAGCTTCAGTCAAGCTTTTGATTATTGA